A part of Setaria viridis chromosome 8, Setaria_viridis_v4.0, whole genome shotgun sequence genomic DNA contains:
- the LOC117866913 gene encoding putative disease resistance protein RGA3 gives MAAVLDAMVPYVLKLITDMAEEEVSMLLGVSSEITRLEGNMEGIQVFVADAERRRITDKSVQRWVRKLKDAMYDATDIIDLCQLEAADKQRGSTEDGSIVKKKVSTGCFQPLLFCLRNPVSAHEIGSRIKELNQRLDGIHKEAPSLNFIINLGSNQEPRMLTDAERSMQKTTSEFNESAIVGEKIEQDTRELAQLLITSGLHDIKVVSIVGIGGMGKTTLAQKIFNEVTFQEHFKVKVWLSITQHFDEIELLKTAIEHAGGVYGRTQDKTLLTQTLTDTLSTGRFLLVMDDVWSDQAWSHVLSVPIRNASKKQQGNWVLITTRLEDLAQRMGASFYQHHVSPLNEEDAWSLLTKQLPPSPNQSDYLRDVGMKIVRKCDGLPLAVKVMGGLLSTRSRSERAWEAVLNHHAWSVAGLPKELDSRIYLSYEDLSSQQKQCFLYCSLFPKGTYIEMRHVIPMWISEGFIQPHADRSSSHDDQLEEIAAEYYQELITRNLIEPQGSNRLTRYRCTMHDVVHSFAEFMAREESLVVQDMQVASGINDSLVRRLSIGPTNLVPRLAALQKQESVRTLFINSEINFELSDLLNSFSRLRVLFIDGGDCDRLVASLHQLRHLRYLGLVETNISRLPDDIANMKFLQHIELRGSVHLVNLPRTIIQLVHLRTLNMYGSNANLVIPKEFGGLRNLRSLYGFRVHMDMDGGWCSLEEIGPLSKLRDLTLHGLEKVSASSLAETAKIRSKEHLEYMELQWSSSGCMELRNEIEKQQQQQVVEEVLEKLCPPPRIDHLIIEGYFGRTLPNWMMVVEACAFKSLSILKLQDLPCCTKLPDGLCQLPCLKLLYIEDAPAIKSIGSEFQASAAFPNLTHLVLKSLCEWEEWDWEEQTVDVTAGTMAMHALEYLQLTRCKLSCFPPGLANNKRHALRELVLSELSNLASVQNFPSVALLEVSDCPKLKRISDLPSLHKIRIIRCPSVEVLQGVPVLDSMLLHDDTMETLPGYLQAVQPRFLDLGCSKELYESLSPGSSEWSKIHHIGKHDIGYIEDSDEDSDADSEED, from the exons ATGGCGGCCGTCTTGGATGCCATGGTACCCTACGTTCTGAAGCTCATCACGGACATGGCTGAAGAGGAGGTGTCCATGCTCCTAGGAGTCTCCAGCGAGATCACCCGGCTGGAAGGCAACATGGAAGGCATCCAAGTCTTTGTCGCGGACGCTGAGAGGAGGCGCATCACTGACAAGAGTGTGCAGAGATGGGTGAGGAAGCTCAAGGACGCCATGTACGACGCCACCGACATCATAGACCTGTGCCAACTCGAGGCGGCAGACAAGCAGAGGGGGTCTACTGAAGACGGCAGcattgtgaagaagaaggtgtcAACGGGTTGCTTCCAGCCGTTGCTCTTCTGCCTGCGCAATCCCGTGTCCGCCCACGAGATAGGCAGCCGCATCAAGGAGCTGAATCAGCGACTGGATGGCATCCACAAGGAGGCACCCAGTTTAAACTTCATTATCAACCTCGGTTCCAACCAGGAGCCGAGGATGCTAACTGATGCTGAAAGGTCTATGCAGAAGACGACATCTGAGTTCAATGAGTCAGCCATTGTTGGGGAGAAGATCGAGCAAGATACAAGAGAGCTTGCACAGTTACTTATCACCAGTGGCCTCCACGATATCAAGGTGGTGTCCATCGTGGGCATAGGTGGCATGGGAAAGACCACCCTTGCCCAGAAGATCTTCAACGAGGTAACCTTCCAAGAGCACTTCAAAGTGAAGGTATGGCTCAGCATCACCCAGCACTTCGACGAGATTGAGCTGCTCAAGACAGCAATCGAGCATGCTGGTGGAGTCTATGGAAGGACTCAAGACAAGACGCTCCTCACGCAGACGCTCACCGACACCTTGTCCACGGGCAGGTTTCTCCTCGTCATGGACGATGTGTGGAGTGACCAAGCATGGAGTCATGTTCTTAGTGTCCCAATCAGAAATGCAAGCAAGAAACAACAGGGGAACTGGGTCCTAATCACTACAAGATTAGAAGACCTGGCCCAACGGATGGGAGCCTCCTTCTACCAACACCATGTCAGCCCACTGAATGAAGAGGACGCTTGGTCCCTGCTCACCAAACAGCTGCCGCCATCTCCTAATCAG AGTGATTACCTAAGAGATGTCGGGATGAAAATTGTCAGAAAGTGTGATGGCTTACCGCTGGCTGTCAAAGTGATGGGAGGATTGCTAAGCACGAGGTCCAGAAGTGAGCGTGCGTGGGAGGCTGTTTTGAACCATCATGCATGGTCAGTTGCTGGATTGCCCAAGGAGCTGGACAGCCGAATCTATTTGAGTTATGAGGATTTGTCTTCCCAACAGAAGCAGTGCTTCCTTTACTGTTCACTTTTCCCAAAAGGTACATATATTGAGATGCGTCATGTTATTCCCATGTGGATTAGTGAGGGATTCATCCAACCTCATGCGGACAGAAGTAGTTCACATGATGACCAACTAGAAGAAATAGCAGCCGAGTACTACCAGGAGTTAATCACCAGGAATCTTATAGAACCGCAAGGATCTAATCGTTTAACTAGGTACAGATGCACAATGCATGATGTGGTGCACTCGTTTGCTGAATTTATGGCAAGAGAAGAGTCACTTGTGGTGCAGGACATGCAAGTTGCCAGTGGTATTAATGATAGTCTTGTTCGTCGCTTGTCCATAGGACCAACCAATTTGGTACCTAGATTGGCTGCTCTACAAAAACAAGAGTCAGTAAGAACACTATTTATAAATTCCGAGATCAACTTTGAGCTGAGTGATTTGTTGAATAGTTTCTCTAGGCTAAGGGTATTGTTTATAGATGGTGGAGATTGTGATAGGTTGGTTGCTTCCCTACATCAGTTGAGGCACCTAAGATACTTGGGATTAGTGGAAACAAATATATCGAGGCTGCCAGACGACATCGCCAATATGAAGTTCCTACAACATATTGAGCTTCGAGGCTCTGTACATTTGGTGAATCTTCCTAGAACCATTATACAACTAGTGCATCTCAGAACTCTTAATATGTATGGTTCGAATGCCAATTTGGTAATACCCAAGGAGTTTGGTGGGTTAAGAAATCTAAGGTCACTTTATGGGTTCCGGGTACACATGGACATGGATGGGGGCTGGTGCAGCTTGGAAGAGATAGGGCCACTTTCTAAGCTTAGGGATCTTACTTTACATGGTCTCGAGAAAGTATCCGCCAGCTCGTTGGCTGAAACGGCCAAGATTAGAAGCAAGGAGCACCTTGAGTACATGGAATTACAATGGAGTAGCAGTGGTTGCATGGAATTGAGGAATGAGATCGAgaagcaacaacagcagcaggtAGTGGAAGAGGTATTGGAGAAGCTCTGCCCACCACCCCGCATTGACCATTTAATTATTGAAGGATACTTTGGTCGCACGCTACCAAATTGGATGATGGTAGTGGAAGCATGTGCCTTTAAGAGCTTAAGCATTTTGAAGCTGCAGGACCTGCCTTGCTGCACCAAACTCCCTGACGGTTTGTGTCAGCTCCCTTGTCTGAAATTGTTATACATTGAAGATGCACCAGCCATCAAGAGCATCGGGTCCGAATTCCAGGCATCAGCAGCTTTTCCTAATCTGACACATCTTGTTCTGAAAAGCTTGTGCGAATGGGAGGAGTGGGACTGGGAGGAGCAGACTGTGGATGTGACTGCAGGCACCATGGCCATGCACGCTCTCGAGTATCTGCAGCTCACAAGATGCAAGCTGAGCTGTTTTCCACCGGGGCTTGCCAACAACAAGAGGCATGCTCTAAGAGAGCTGGTACTGAGTGAGCTGAGCAACCTGGCATCTGTGCAGAACTTCCCTTCTGTTGCGTTACTTGAGGTGTCCGACTGCCCCAAGCTCAAGAGGATTAGCGACCTCCCCAGTTTGCACAAGATTAGGATCATCCGTTGCCCGAGTGTGGAGGTGTTGCAAGGTGTCCCTGTACTCGACAGCATGTTGCTGCATGACGACACCATGGAGACACTTCCCGGATATCTGCAAGCTGTACAACCAAGGTTTCTCGACCTAGGTTGCAGCAAGGAGCTATACGAATCCCTATCACCAGGTAGCTCCGAGTGGAGCAAGATCCACCATATCGGAAAACACGATATTGGCTACATCGAAGATTCAGATGAAGATTCCGATGCAGATTCAGAAGAAGATTGA